A window from Cryptomeria japonica chromosome 1, Sugi_1.0, whole genome shotgun sequence encodes these proteins:
- the LOC131072504 gene encoding pentatricopeptide repeat-containing protein At4g02750, whose protein sequence is MALDLCVTHFQSKISVSDEIRRLCKQKRLKEALQILQSTNYHNVGLSAYVSLLQGCVNIRALPQGKLVHAHIIQSGIQCEGTFFWNNLLTLYAKCGSLVDGRRVLNQIPNPCVISWTAMITAYTRYEHADDALALLKQMRRTCIKPDHFTFSSILPACTNYSVLKEVHGEIVTSGFQSDVFVGNALVDMYAKCGSLENARYLFDKMPNRNVVSWNAMIAGYVHNGHFEKSLRLFENMPERDDVSWTTMIAGYGQNGNVERALEFFNRMPDRSLVSWNAMITVYAQNGFLDEAMKLFDLIPDRIVAAWNTMIAGYAQNGRWEYALNLFEQMQLESVKPNVMTFSSVLPACASLTALERGKEIHEQINKSGFQSNVFVASALVHMYAKCGSIENARSVFDKMRQRDVVSWTAMIEAYAMHGSAREALELFKRMICSGTKPNQITLVGVLSACCHAGLVDEGWQYFNSMSQCYHIVPTMEHYGCMVDLLGRAGQLDKAEDFIKRMPIKPDVTIWRCLLGACKAHNNVQLGERVAEHLFELDPENASPFLQLANIYAAAGRWDGIQKVRKMMNERQIKKMPGCSWIEVDKMIYSFVVGDTSQSQTENTWGT, encoded by the coding sequence ATGGCCTTGGACCTTTGTGTCACCCACTTCCAATCCAAGATTAGTGTTTCGGATGAAATCAGAAGATTGTGTAAGCAGAAACGCTTGAAAGAGGCATTACAGATTTTGCAGAGTACGAACTACCATAATGTGGGTTTATCTGCATATGTTTCTCTTCTGCAGGGTTGTGTAAACATCAGAGCCCTGCCACAGGGCAAATTAGTCCATGCCCACATCATTCAGTCTGGAATTCAATGCGAGGGAACATTTTTTTGGAACAATCTGCTAACCTTGTATGCGAAGTGTGGAAGTTTGGTGGATGGTCGCAGAGTTTTGAACCAAATACCCAATCCTTGTGTCATTTCATGGACTGCCATGATCACAGCTTATACCAGATATGAACATGCTGATGATGCCTTAGCTCTTTTAAAACAAATGAGAAGGACATGTATTAAACCCGATCACTTTACCTTTTCTAGCATTCTCCCAGCATGTACGAATTATAGTGTTTTGAAGGAGGTTCATGGAGAGATTGTTACCAGCGGGTTTCAGTCGGATGTGTTTGTTGGaaatgccctggtagacatgtatgcaaaatgtgggagTTTAGAGAATGCACGCtatctgtttgacaaaatgcccaaTCGAAATGTTgtgtcatggaatgcaatgattgcggGTTATGTGCATAATGGGCACTTTGAGAAATCTCTGAGACTCTTTGAGAATATGCCTGAGCGAGACGATGTTTCGTGGACGACGATGATTGCGGGATATGGGCAGAATGGAAATGTTGAACGGGCCTTGGAGTTTTTCAATCGGATGCCTGATAGAAGTTTGGTTTCGTGGAATGCCATGATTACGGTGTATGCACAGAATGGATTTCTGGACGAGGCCATGAAGTTGTTTGATCTAATTCCGGatcgaattgttgcagcttggaatactatgattgcaggatatgcacaaaatgggcgTTGGGAATATGCCCTAAATCTGTTTGAACAAATGCAACTGGAGAGTGTGAAACCAAATGTAATGACATTTTCCAGTGTTCTCCCAGCCTGTGCCAGCTTGACAGCTCTAGAACGCGGTAAGGAAATACATGAACAGATAAACAAGAGCGGGTTTCAGTCTAATGTCTTTGTAGCAAGTGCGCTTGTACACATGTACGCGAAATGTGGGAGCATAGAAAATGCACGCAGTGTGTTTGACAAAATGCGCCAAAGAGATGTGGTATCCTGGACCGCCATGATTGAAGCATATGCAATGCATGGCTCTGCAAGGGAGGCCCTTGAGCTCTTCAAACGAATGATATGCTCCGGTACAAAACCAAATCAGATTACCTTAGTTGGAGTCTTGTCTGCATGCTGCCATGCTGGTTTAGTGGATGAAGGTTGGCAATATTTTAACAGTATGAGTCAATGCTACCATATCGTACCTACAATGGAGCACTACGGTtgcatggttgaccttcttggtcgCGCTGGGCAGCTGGACAAGGCAGAAGATTTTATCAAAAGAATGCCAATAAAACCTGATGTTACCATATGGAGATGTTTGCTTGGTGCCTGTAAAGCTCATAACAATGTACAGCTTGGAGAGCGTGTGGCAGAACACCTTTTTGAGTTGGACCCTGAAAATGCCTCGCCATTTCTGCAGTTGGCAAATATCTATGCTGCAGCAGGCAGGTGGGATGGTATTCAGAAGGTGCGGAAAATGATGAATGAGAGACAGATAAAAAAGATGcctggatgtagttggattgaGGTTGACAAAATGATTTATTCTTTTGTTGTAGGAGACACTTCACAGTCACAAACAGAAAATACATGGGGAACATAG
- the LOC131072503 gene encoding uncharacterized protein LOC131072503 → MQTSMIRALCRPSKLFKGAPISFSQQFSSYHHNHMFSTGEDDIQQGYREDMVESYGLAYATRCSDEGYGERYGESVREKVDKEDMKVSLGLAHATRFFGKGNKEGYEESITLSNQHVGGEDMTKSFGLAYATRCSDEGYGDRYGESVEVGGKCGEGIEVLGKQNLEEKDMGKSFGLAFPRECFDTDYNGRHGDQKVDEEDMTESFGLAYATRCSDEGYGERYGESIKVLRIDARKMELEGHF, encoded by the exons ATGCAGACGTCCATGATAAGAGCCTTGTGCagaccatcaaaactattcaaagGCGCACCCATTTCATTCTCACAACAATTTTCCtcatatcatcataatcatatGTTCTCCACTGGTGAAGACGACATACAACAAGGTTACAG AGAGGATATGGTGGAGTCATATGGGCTTGCCTATGCTACAAGGTGCTCTGATGAGGGCTATGGTGAAAGGTATGGAGAGAGTGTTAGAGAAAAGGTGGACAAGGAGGACATGAAAGTGTCGTTGGGGCTTGCCCATGCCACAAGGTTCTTTGGGAAGGGCAACAAGGAAGGTTATGAGGAGAGCATAACATTAAGCAACCAACATGTGGGTGGTGAGGATATGACAAAGTCATTTGGGCTGGCCTATGCCACAAGATGCTCTGATGAGGGATATGGGGATAGGTATGGGGAGAGTGTTGAAGTTGGGGGGAAGTGTGGAGAGGGTATTGAAGTGTTGGGCAAACAAAATTTGGAGGAAAAGGATATGGGAAAGTCATTTGGGCTTGCCTTTCCTAGAGAGTGCTTTGACACGGACTACAATGGAAGGcatggtgatcaaaaagtggatgAGGAGGATATGACAGAGTCATTTGGGCTTGCTTATGCTACAAGGTGTTCTGATGAGGGGTATGGGGAAAGGTATGGAGAGAGCATCAAAGTGTTGCGCATTGATGCCAGGAAAATGGAGTTAGAGGGCCATTTTTGA